The following is a genomic window from Bombus fervidus isolate BK054 chromosome 15, iyBomFerv1, whole genome shotgun sequence.
aatatattcattattctgcaaaaagaatataaaaattgaaaattttgaaatatgttccatttaacggattcaaatattgcaaacgctgtttatttttattaaatgtcaaTCAATGCGATACATTAATAGAaatgaggaaaaaaaaaaaaaaaaaaaaaagaaagaaagaaagaaaacgaaaaaaagaaaaagaaatatgtataaatatcgctTAGTTGTATAACTAGTAAAGCTTGACAGAAATTGTAACAGCGTGGAGTAGTTGAAACGATATACACGTTCGacgcaatttctttgaaattgaatGTTTCCAACGTGTTCTCGTTGTTATTCAAGAAACACCACAACTTTCTTGATATAAAAACTTGTATACGAATAACACGAAGACACGTGGCCATGTGGTCGCGTGTACAAATCGAAACATATTTAGCTGGTAAATAGTAGAAcgtattatacgtttttaatcaCCGACTATCGTTTGTATGTTGCCAATATAATGATATCACTTTTTTCAACACAactgaacaaataaaattatcgaatcttCGAATCCCTTACCATACAAACTTCGTTCGCGTCTTCTTTGGAGTGAGCGTGAACAGGAAAAGACCATGAGACACTAGTGGCGCTTCGACTGCGGCGCTGTGACTGCCGGATTGACATCATATAAGGCGCGCGCAAAccaaatttccttcttcgaaaCTTTTCTACGCGCCGATCGACCGTTTCAGCGCACGGCTTtctcgttcgtaaaacacgcaaGAGAATACCGTCGATTAACCTTGGATAGCTCTGTATCGCATTATCCTTACGTAGTACCACGTCCGAACCTGAACTATGTTGTTGTATGTGACACCCTGATAAAGTGAACTGGTAAGGAAAAATCAAGCGGCGAAACGTCCTCAGGGAAGCGAATCGATATTCTGGCTTGACTTGCACGCCTTTTAATCGCGTCTAAGCTGTAACTCAAGCGGAAATTCAAGCCAGAATAGCTAGCGCGAAAAACGACCAACGCGCATTTGCAATCCCTCTCACCTGCGTCgcagaacaaaaatttaattctattacattAACCAATAAGCTATTCGCTTAGtactatgtacaaatatttgaaaggtgattaaaattatttgtgagGGGGCCAAGTCCACTGATGCGGTGGAGATTTTTCCATCAAGCTCTCCCATGGCTTGTACTCGAGCATATCGCGCATCAAGTTGATTTCGTTCTTTGCGTGAATTATTTGTTCTTATATTTGTCCCTGGTTTATCTTTTCCTCTATATCAGGAACGCTTTCATTCTGCAACGtcagatatgtacatattatatcggtaattcgattcgaaataaaaatatcgtccaaatatcgtttctatctGATCTAGTATTTAAGAATCCTTAAGTGAGAAATAacctgtaatataatatcggtCCTTTCCTTAACCAAACTTTCTATAGATTTCCTGTAAATTTAGTCTTGTAGCATCAGATTCGCGAGCCGTAAAATTCTATCATACAATGTACGAAGTTCCACGCGAGGATTCACAGATACAGCGAGTCCAGTCAAGTTCGTCGActatgaataaaaagatactgTTATTGAACAGAACGTGAAAAAAAGGTTTGGgatgtttattataatcataccgttacgttatcgGTATGGTTATGTTTTGAACGAAATGACGGAACCATTTCGAGAATGAAAGAGATATTATCCAATTATTTCAGCAAgttactaattatattaagttatacacGGAGACATTGCCTTTTTCAATAATCCTGACATGATCGTACATGTACGACCTATTTCTCTGAAATAAAAACCAATTACGCGATCAACATCTGATTTGACTCAACCTCTAAAtcatacgatacgatatattttctgtagtGGTAACACTGCATCGCTACAACATCGCTATCTCGACAACAAAATTGTCAACTACGCTTGGTATgttcaaattaaagaatcatgcaatttctaaatatcgttTGTCTCCCTTTCCATCTTTATCATAATCGAATCATTCCCTGTTGATTTTATTCACTTTTGCGTTAGCCTTCCAACAGAATTCgctcgttatttcgttaacggacaaaattataaaattgaagatcaaataacgtttattcgaataacaattcggttattttttttaccatGATGTATCCTTAtacgtgtattatataaacgagAAGGACGGAAAACATATAGAACAAGAATCACTTTAaagatatatcatttattttatgttttcacaTAACGTGTTTATCGATTTGATTTAGCAACACGTTCGAGttcgtctttcttcttgaTCGCGTAAGAATTAGACGAACCTTTGGCAGCATTGATGAGTTCATCCGCCAAACATTCGGCAATCGTCTTAATATTCCGGAACGCGGCTTCCCTAGCACCGGTACATAATAACCAAATGGCTTGATTTACTCGTCGTAGCGGAGAAACATCCACCGCTTGTCTTCTAACCGTACCAGCACGACCAATACGCGTGGAATCTTCCCTTGGCCCAGAGTTAATGATAGCCGTCACAagaaccttcgtacaaacgtaaaGATAGAGGTGCGTAAACACATTTTCAGtctaattttacttatttacatacatatgtacttatatgaaatagaatgaccataattagttacaaaaaaaaggtgaccataatatatacattacctGTAAAGGGTTATCACCCGTTAGCAGgtgaattatttcaaaggCATGTTTTACAATTCTTACTGCCATTAACTTTTTGCCGTTATTTCTTCCGTGCATCATTAGCGAATTAGTTAAACGCTCAACTATGGAACATTGAGCTTTCCGAAATCGCTTTGCTGCATAACGTCCACCAGAATGTGGTAGatactttgcatttttatcttttacagcGATATAGTCTTGTAAGGAGATATCGTTCACCTCCACATCATCGCAATTCCAACGACCAAATAACTTGATCTCTGGTAATTCTGCGATAGAAAGTGCCACTGGCAAAGTTGTAGTGGTAGGTACCACTATATCATCATATGTTTCTATATCAGCCattatttatctataaaataaaagttatcgttaacttcttatatatgtgttatttgtataaattatagattaataatgCAAAATCATAGATCGACAATTGCTAGCACTATGCGCACAAATCACAGAgagaatatattcattattctgcaaaaagaatataaaaattgaaaattttgaaatatgttccatttaacggattcaaatattgcaaacgctgtttatttttattaaatgtcaaTCAATGCGATACATTAATAGAaatgaggaaaaaaaaaaaaaaaaaaaaagaaagaaagaaagaaaacgaaaaaaagaaaaagaaatatgtataaatatcgctTAGTTGTATAACTAGTAAAGCTTGACAGAAATTGTAACAGCGTGGAGTAGTTGAAACGATATACACGTTCGacgcaatttctttgaaattgaatGTTTCCAACGTGTTCTCGTTGTTATTCAAGAAACACCACAACTTTCTTGATATAAAAACTTGTATACGAATAACACGAAGACACGTGGCCATGTGGTCGCGTGTACAAATCGAAACATATTTAGCTGGTAAATAGTAGAAcgtattatacgtttttaatcaCCGACTATCGTTTGTATGTTGCCAATATAATGATATCACTTTTTTCAACACAactgaacaaataaaattatcgaatcttCGAATCCCTTACCATACAAACTTCGTTCGCGTCTTCTTTGGAGTGAGCGTGAACAGGAAAAGACCATGAGACACTAGTGGCGCTTCGACTGCGGCGCTGTGACTGCCGGATTGACATCATATAAGGCGCGCGCAAAccaaatttccttcttcgaaaCTTTTCTACGCGCCGATCGACCGTTTCAGCGCACGGCTTtctcgttcgtaaaacacgcaaGAGAATACCGTCGATTAACCTTGGATAGCTCTGTATCGCATTATCCTTACGTAGTACCACGTCCGAACCTGAACTATGTTGTTGTATGTGACACCCTGATAAAGTGAACTGGTAAGGAAAAATCAAGCGGCGAAACGTCCTCAGGGAAGCGAATCGATATTCTGGCTTGACTTGCACGCCTTTTAATCGCGTCTAAGCTGTAACTCAAGCGGAAATTCAAGCCAGAATAGCTAGCGCGAAAAACGACCAACGCGCATTTGCAATCCCTCTCACCTGCGTCgcagaacaaaaatttaattctattacattAACCAATAAGCTATTCGCTTAGtactatgtacaaatatttgaaaggtgattaaaattatttgtgagGGGGCCAAGTCCACTGATGCGGTGGAGATTTTTCCATCAAGCTCTCCCATGGCTTGTACTCGAGCATATCGCGCATCAAGTTGATTTCGTTCTTTGCGTGAATTATTTGTTCTTATATTTGTCCCTGGTTTATCTTTTCCTCTATATCAGGAACGCTTTCATTCTGCAACGtcagatatgtacatattatatcggtaattcgattcgaaataaaaatatcgtccaaatatcgtttctatctGATCTAGTATTTAAGAATCCTTAAGTGAGAAATAacctgtaatataatatcggtCCTTTCCTTAACCAAACTTTCTATAGATTTCCTGTAAATTTAGTCTTGTAGCATCAGATTCGCGAGCCGTAAAATTCTATCATACAATGTACGAAGTTCCACGCGAGGATTCACAGATACAGCGAGTCCAGTCAAGTTCGTCGActatgaataaaaagatactgTTATTGAACAGAACGTGAAAAAAAGGTTTGGgatgtttattataatcataccgttacgttatcgGTATGGTTATGTTTTGAACGAAATGACGGAACCATTTCGAGAATGAAAGAGATATTATCCAATTATTTCAGCAAgttactaattatattaagttatacacGGAGACATTGCCTTTTTCAATAATCCTGACATGATCGTACATGTACGACCTATTTCTCTGAAATAAAAACCAATTACGCGATCAACATCTGATTTGACTCAACCTCTAAAtcatacgatacgatatattttctgtagtGGTAACACTGCATCGCTACAACATCGCTATCTCGACAACAAAATTGTCAACTACGCTTGGTATgttcaaattaaagaatcatgcaatttctaaatatcgttTGTCTCCCTTTCCATCTTTATCATAATCGAATCATTCCCTGTTGATTTTATTCACTTTTGCGTTAGCCTTCCAACAGAATTCgctcgttatttcgttaacggacaaaattataaaattgaagatcaaataacgtttattcgaataacaattcggttattttttttaccatGATGTATCCTTAtacgtgtattatataaacgagAAGGACGGAAAACATATAGAACAAGAATCACTTTAaagatatatcatttattttatgttttcacaTAACGTGTTTATCGATTTGATTTAGCAACACGTTCGAGttcgtctttcttcttgaTCGCGTAAGAATTAGACGAACCTTTGGCAGCATTGATGAGTTCATCCGCCAAACATTCGGCAATCGTCTTAATATTCCGGAACGCGGCTTCCCTAGCACCGGTACATAATAACCAAATGGCTTGATTTACTCGTCGTAGCGGAGAAACATCCACCGCTTGTCTTCTAACCGTACCAGCACGACCAATACGCGTGGAATCTTCCCTTGGCCCAGAGTTAATGATAGCCGTCACAagaaccttcgtacaaacgtaaaGATAGAGGTGCGTAAACACATTTTCAGtctaattttacttatttacatacatatgtacttatatgaaatagaatgaccataattagttacaaaaaaaaggtgaccataatatatacattacctGTAAAGGGTTATCACCCGTTAGCAGgtgaattatttcaaaggCATGTTTTACAATTCTTACTGCCATTAACTTTTTGCCGTTATTTCTTCCGTGCATCATTAGCGAATTAGTTAAACGCTCAACTATGGAACATTGAGCTTTCCGAAATCGCTTTGCTGCATAACGTCCACCAGAATGTGGTAGatactttgcatttttatcttttacagcGATATAGTCTTGTAAGGAGATATCGTTCACCTCCACATCATCGCAATTCCAACGACCAAATAACTTGATCTCTGGTAATTCTGCGATAGAAAGTGCCACTGGCAAAGTTGTAGTGGTAGGTACCACTATATCATCATATGTTTCTATATCAGCCattatttatctataaaataaaagttatcgttaacttcttatatatgtgttatttgtataaattatagattaataatgCAAAATCATAGATCGACAATTGCTAGCACTATGCGCACAAATCACAGAgagaatatattcattattctgcaaaaagaatataaaaattgaaaattttgaaatatgttccatttaacggattcaaatattgcaaacgctgtttatttttattaaatgtcaaTCAATGCGATACATTAATAGAaatgaggaaaaaaaaaaaaaaaaaaaaagaaagaaagaaagaaaacgaaaaaaagaaaaagaaatatgtataaatatcgctTAGTTGTATAACTAGTAAAGCTTGACAGAAATTGTAACAGCGTGGAGTAGTTGAAACGATATACACGTTCGacgcaatttctttgaaattgaatGTTTCCAACGTGTTCTCGTTGTTATTCAAGAAACACCACAACTTTCTTGATATAAAAACTTGTATACGAATAACACGAAGACACGTGGCCATGTGGTCGCGTGTACAAATCGAAACATATTTAGCTGGTAAATAGTAGAAcgtattatacgtttttaatcaCCGACTATCGTTTGTATGTTGCCAATATAATGATATCACTTTTTTCAACACAactgaacaaataaaattatcgaatcttCGAATCCCTTACCATACAAACTTCGTTCGCGTCTTCTTTGGAGTGAGCGTGAACAGGAAAAGACCATGAGACACTAGTGGCGCTTCGACTGCGGCGCTGTGACTGCCGGATTGACATCATATAAGGCGCGCGCAAAccaaatttccttcttcgaaaCTTTTCTACGCGCCGATCGACCGTTTCAGCGCACGGCTTtctcgttcgtaaaacacgcaaGAGAATACCGTCGATTAACCTTGGATAGCTCTGTATCGCATTATCCTTACGTAGTACCACGTCCGAACCTGAACTATGTTGTTGTATGTGACACCCTGATAAAGTGAACTGGTAAGGAAAAATCAAGCGGCGAAACGTCCTCAGGGAAGCGAATCGATATTCTGGCTTGACTTGCACGCCTTTTAATCGCGTCTAAGCTGTAACTCAAGCGGAAATTCAAGCCAGAATAGCTAGCGCGAAAAACGACCAACGCGCATTTGCAATCCCTCTCACCTGCGTCgcagaacaaaaatttaattctattacattAACCAATAAGCTATTCGCTTAGtactatgtacaaatatttgaaaggtgattaaaattatttgtgagGGGGCCAAGTCCACTGATGCGGTGGAGATTTTTCCATCAAGCTCTCCCATGGCTTGTACTCGAGCATATCGCGCATCAAGTTGATTTCGTTCTTTGCGTGAATTATTTGTTCTTATATTTGTCCCTGGTTTATCTTTTCCTCTATATCAGGAACGCTTTCATTCTGCAACGtcagatatgtacatattatatcggtaattcgattcgaaataaaaatatcgtccaaatatcgtttctatctGATCTAGTATTTAAGAATCCTTAAGTGAGAAATAacctgtaatataatatcggtCCTTTCCTTAACCAAACTTTCTATAGATTTCCTGTAAATTTAGTCTTGTAGCATCAGATTCGCGAGCCGTAAAATTCTATCATACAATGTACGAAGTTCCACGCGAGGATTCACAGATACAGCGAGTCCAGTCAAGTTCGTCGActatgaataaaaagatactgTTATTGAACAGAACGTGAAAAAAAGGTTTGGgatgtttattataatcataccgttacgttatcgGTATGGTTATGTTTTGAACGAAATGACGGAACCATTTCGAGAATGAAAGAGATATTATCCAATTATTTCAGCAAgttactaattatattaagttatacacGGAGACATTGCCTTTTTCAATAATCCTGACATGATCGTACATGTACGACCTATTTCTCTGAAATAAAAACCAATTACGCGATCAACATCTGATTTGACTCAACCTCTAAAtcatacgatacgatatattttctgtagtGGTAACACTGCATCGCTACAACATCGCTATCTCGACAACAAAATTGTCAACTACGCTTGGTATgttcaaattaaagaatcatgcaatttctaaatatcgttTGTCTCCCTTTCCATCTTTATCATAATCGAATCATTCCCTGTTGATTTTATTCACTTTTGCGTTAGCCTTCCAACAGAATTCgctcgttatttcgttaacggacaaaattataaaattgaagatcaaataacgtttattcgaataacaattcggttattttttttaccatGATGTATCCTTAtacgtgtattatataaacgagAAGGACGGAAAACATATAGAACAAGAATCACTTTAaagatatatcatttattttatgttttcacaTAACGTGTTTATCGATTTGATTTAGCAACACGTTCGAGttcgtctttcttcttgaTCGCGTAAGAATTAGACGAACCTTTGGCAGCATTGATGAGTTCATCCGCCAAACATTCGGCAATCGTCTTAATATTCCGGAACGCGGCTTCCCTAGCACCGGTACATAATAACCAAATGGCTTGATTTACTCGTCGTAGCGGAGAAACATCCACCGCTTGTCTTCTAACCGTACCAGCACGACCAATACGCGTGGAATCTTCCCTTGGCCCAGAGTTAATGATAGCCGTCACAagaaccttcgtacaaacgtaaaGATAGAGGTGCGTAAACACATTTTCAGtctaattttacttatttacatacatatgtacttatatgaaatagaatgaccataattagttacaaaaaaaaggtgaccataatatatacattacctGTAAAGGGTTATCACCCGTTAGCAGgtgaattatttcaaaggCATGTTTTACAATTCTTACTGCCATTAACTTTTTGCCGTTATTTCTTCCGTGCATCATTAGCGAATTAGTTAAACGCTCAACTATGGAACATTGAGCTTTCCGAAATCGCTTTGCTGCATAACGTCCACCAGAATGTGGTAGatactttgcatttttatcttttacagcGATATAGTCTTGTAAGGAGATATCGTTCACCTCCACATCATCGCAATTCCAACGACCAAATAACTTGATCTCTGGTAATTCTGCGATAGAAAGTGCCACTGGCAAAGTTGTAGTGGTAGGTACCACTATATCATCATATGTTTCTATATCAGCCATTATttatctgtaaaataaaagttatcgttaacttcttatatatgtgttatttgtataaattatagattaataatgCAAAATCATAGATCGACAATTGCTAGCACTATGCGCACAAATCACAGAgagaatatattcattattctgcaaaaagaatataaaaattgaaaattttgaaatatgttccatttaacggattcaaatattgcaaacgctgtttatttttattaaatgtcaaTCAATGCGATACATTAATAGAaatgaggaaaaaaaaaaaaaaaaagaagaaagaaagaaagaaaacgaaaaaaagaaaaagaaatatgtataaatatcgctTAGTTGTATAACTAGTAAAGCTTGACAGAAATTGTAACAGCGTGGAGTAGTTGAAACGATATACACGTTCGacgcaatttctttgaaattgaatGTTTCCAACGTGTTCTCGTTGTTATTCAAGAAACACCACAACTTTCTTGATATAAAAACTTGTAACACGAAGACACGTGGCCATGTGGTCGCGTGTACAAATCGAAACATATTTAGCTGGTAAATAGTAGAAcgtattatacgtttttaatcaCCGACTATCGTTTGTATGTTGCCAATATAATGATATCACTTTTTTCAACACAactgaacaaataaaattatcgaatcttCGAATCCCTTACCATACAAACTTCGTTCGCGTCTTCTTTGGAGTGAGCGTGAACAGGAAAAGACCATGAGACACTAGTGGCGCTTCGACTGCGGCGCTGTGACTGCCGGATTGACATCATATAAGGCGCGCGCAAAccaaatttccttcttcgaaaCTTTTCTACGCGCCGATCGACCGTTTCAGCGCACGGCTTtctcgttcgtaaaacacgcaaGAGAATACCGTCGATTAACCTTGGATAGCTCTGTATCGCATTATCCTTACGTAGTACCACGTCCGAACCTGAACTATGTTGTTGTATGTGACACCCTGATAAAGTGAACTGGTAAGGAAAAATCAAGCGGCGAAACGTCCTCAGGGAAGCGAATCGATATTCTGGCTTGACTTGCACGCCTTTTAATCGCGTCTAAGCTGTAACTCAAGCGGAAATTCAAGCCAGAATAGCTAGCGCGAAAAACGACCAACGCGCATTTGCAATCCCTCTCACCTGCGTCgcagaacaaaaatttaattctattacattAACCAATAAGCTATTCGCTTAGtactatgtacaaatatttgaaaggtgattaaaattatttgtgagGGGGCCAAGTCCACTGATGCGGTGGAGATTTTTCCATCAAGCTCTCCCATGGCTTGTACTCGAGCATATCGCGCATCAAGTTGATTTCGTTCTTTGCGTGAATTATTTGTTCTTATATTTGTCCCTGGTTTATCTTTTCCTCTATATCAGGAACGCTTTCATTCTGCAACGtcagatatgtacatattatatcggtaattcgattcgaaataaaaatatcgtccaaatatcgtttctatctGATCTAGTATTTAAGAATCCTTAAGTGAGAAATAacctgtaatataatatcggtCCTTTCCTTAACCAAACTTTCTATAGATTTCCTGTAAATTTAGTCTTGTAGCATCAGATTCGCGAGCCGTAAAATTCTATCATACAATGTAC
Proteins encoded in this region:
- the LOC139994993 gene encoding small ribosomal subunit protein uS7-like, with product MADIETYDDIVVPTTTTLPVALSIAELPEIKLFGRWNCDDVEVNDISLQDYIAVKDKNAKYLPHSGGRYAAKRFRKAQCSIVERLTNSLMMHGRNNGKKLMAVRIVKHAFEIIHLLTGDNPLQVLVTAIINSGPREDSTRIGRAGTVRRQAVDVSPLRRVNQAIWLLCTGAREAAFRNIKTIAECLADELINAAKGSSNSYAIKKKDELERVAKSNR
- the LOC139994995 gene encoding small ribosomal subunit protein uS7-like; translation: MADIETYDDIVVPTTTTLPVALSIAELPEIKLFGRWNCDDVEVNDISLQDYIAVKDKNAKYLPHSGGRYAAKRFRKAQCSIVERLTNSLMMHGRNNGKKLMAVRIVKHAFEIIHLLTGDNPLQVLVTAIINSGPREDSTRIGRAGTVRRQAVDVSPLRRVNQAIWLLCTGAREAAFRNIKTIAECLADELINAAKGSSNSYAIKKKDELERVAKSNR